Proteins encoded together in one Amblyomma americanum isolate KBUSLIRL-KWMA chromosome 1, ASM5285725v1, whole genome shotgun sequence window:
- the LOC144100714 gene encoding uncharacterized protein LOC144100714, producing the protein MRSLIAAVFFALVATAFAGYFGGYGGYGGGYGGYGGYGGYGGYGGYGGYGGYGGYGGYGGYGGYGGYPVGRAFAYHTHINHGYGGYGGYGLGGFGYGHGYHG; encoded by the exons ATGAGGTCCCTG ATCGCCGCCGTCTTCTTCGCACTTGTTGCTACCGCCTTCGCCGGATACTTTGGCGGCTACGGTGGCTACGGAGGAGGATATGGCGGGTACGGTGGCTACGGTGGCTACGGTGGATATGGCGGATACGGAGGATACGGTGGCTACGGCGGTTATGGTGGCTACGGCGGCTACGGTGGTTATGGAGGTTACCCGGTTGGACGCGCGTTCGCCTACCACACCCACATCAACCACGGCTACGGTGGTTACGGAGGTTACGGCCTCGGTGGATTTGGCTACGGACACGGATACCACGGCTGA